From Alkalidesulfovibrio alkalitolerans DSM 16529, a single genomic window includes:
- a CDS encoding anthranilate synthase component I family protein, whose protein sequence is MRPIRLKQRARFLPADIQTPISLYLGLVGEGPGILLESAEVDGRLGRHSLIAWDFRLILSCKEGRMEVLAGDTRVAACNRLHGENYLDGLRRAMQGIVIEPPDEALDLPPITRSLIGYFGYGMAGLFEEKIAPLVPPEQAEGVMVLPGHVVLYDHLHHRCCHLTWEADEAAPPAFDQARVTRPAKAPVVGEIAMRPGPERFMDNVRAAKEMIRQGECIQVVVANRFEAPFSGDPFTLYRRLRQVNPSPYMFYMRLPEITLAGSSPELLVKCQGGLLETRPIAGTRPRGETPAEDEALALDLLADPKERAEHVMLVDLGRNDLGRIAAPGTVRVEQFMNVERFSHVMHLTSYVEATARKDVDALDVLASTFPAGTLSGAPKVRAMEIIADLENLPRGPYGGAVGWLGLDEGRVDLDTGILIRTLWVRNGTVSWQAGAGIVHDSVPEKEWDEVNNKLRAVRKILEGGGTGDVFAD, encoded by the coding sequence ATGCGACCAATCAGGCTTAAGCAGCGGGCCAGGTTCCTGCCCGCGGACATCCAGACGCCCATCAGCCTCTATCTCGGGCTGGTGGGCGAGGGCCCCGGCATTCTCCTGGAGAGCGCCGAGGTGGACGGGCGGCTGGGCCGCCACTCCCTCATCGCCTGGGACTTCAGGCTCATCCTCTCCTGCAAGGAAGGCCGCATGGAGGTGCTCGCGGGCGACACCCGCGTGGCCGCCTGCAACCGCCTGCACGGCGAGAACTATCTCGACGGCCTGCGCCGCGCCATGCAGGGCATCGTCATCGAGCCGCCCGACGAGGCATTGGACCTTCCGCCCATCACCCGTTCCCTGATCGGCTATTTCGGCTACGGCATGGCCGGGCTCTTCGAGGAGAAGATCGCCCCCCTGGTTCCGCCCGAACAGGCCGAGGGGGTGATGGTCCTGCCCGGCCATGTGGTGCTCTACGACCACCTGCACCACCGCTGCTGCCACCTGACCTGGGAGGCCGACGAAGCCGCCCCCCCGGCCTTCGATCAGGCGCGCGTCACGCGGCCCGCCAAGGCCCCGGTGGTGGGCGAGATCGCCATGCGGCCCGGCCCCGAGCGCTTCATGGACAACGTGCGCGCGGCCAAGGAGATGATCCGCCAGGGCGAGTGCATCCAGGTGGTCGTGGCCAACCGCTTCGAGGCCCCCTTCTCGGGCGATCCCTTCACCTTGTACCGCAGGCTCAGGCAGGTGAACCCCTCGCCCTACATGTTCTACATGCGCCTGCCCGAGATCACCCTGGCGGGCTCATCGCCCGAGTTGCTGGTCAAGTGCCAGGGCGGCCTCCTGGAGACGCGGCCCATCGCGGGCACCCGGCCGCGCGGCGAGACCCCGGCCGAGGACGAAGCGCTGGCCCTGGACCTGCTGGCCGATCCCAAGGAGCGCGCCGAGCACGTCATGCTCGTGGACCTGGGGCGCAACGACCTGGGCCGCATCGCCGCGCCGGGCACGGTGCGCGTGGAGCAGTTCATGAACGTGGAGCGCTTCTCCCACGTCATGCACCTGACCTCCTACGTGGAGGCCACGGCGCGAAAGGACGTGGACGCGCTGGACGTTTTGGCCTCGACCTTCCCGGCCGGGACGCTTTCGGGCGCGCCCAAGGTGCGGGCCATGGAGATCATCGCCGACCTGGAGAACCTGCCGCGCGGCCCTTACGGCGGGGCCGTGGGCTGGCTCGGCCTGGACGAGGGGCGCGTGGACCTCGACACCGGCATCCTCATCCGCACCCTGTGGGTGCGAAACGGCACGGTCTCCTGGCAGGCCGGGGCGGGCATCGTGCACGACTCGGTGCCGGAAAAGGAATGGGACGAGGTGAACAACAAGCTGCGCGCGGTGCGCAAGATTCTCGAAGGCGGAGGGACGGGCGATGTTTTTGCTGATTGA
- a CDS encoding ATP-binding protein: MNERAPSIKQAVLLPVALCILALIGLATAGFWRLMVSQSEHEALAMGARLEREIIRSIEHDAALFSGFMDFLASDPPLIAALATRDRVRLASLAGPAYERLNSRFRVTHLYFIDAQGTALLRMHSPSLFGDRIDRKTLRDARATEKEAHGLELGPLGSFSLRVVRPVSLDGHVIGFIEISEDIEHILPALARLLDVELVLTLDKRHLDRDSWLQGKGAQIGSDWDRLPGAVVVQSTLPAFPDDLARRLDPSTNEGLTTTLNGNLGANSPFVIETGERRYLAVTMPVKDDWGEPVARLAMLRDTSARFAAMQGFLVSLGLSGLVIALFLMLFINARIGRVEGDLEKALDSLRSEVEKHDRARSELAVATQRALAASRAKSEFLATMSHEIKTPLNGIIGFTEMTLESDLDPEQAQNLKYVLSSGRSLLAVVNDVLELSGIDAGRMEISTSPFALEPLVAGVRELFAPEASRKGLGIEAGVDEGLPQVFLGDPGRIRQVLVNLVGNAVKFTDQGGVRLRVQGHADKDGRTRLSFAVSDTGPGIAPDDLERIFEPFTQLEETRTRQHSGMGLGLALARRLAQAMDGEVHAESVPGRGSTFTLSLALPPADEGEDVPVPSAPARPRVLAAEDNPVNRHLVKRILEKLGYEAVLAADGQEAQEMLREGGFAAAILDLSMPRQSGVDVARAVRAGLAGPSDLPLLAVSAHIETWEQDEALAAGFSAFLQKPFSQDSLASALSGILAASREG; the protein is encoded by the coding sequence GTGAACGAGCGCGCGCCCTCAATCAAGCAGGCCGTGCTCCTGCCGGTGGCGCTATGCATCCTCGCGCTCATCGGGCTGGCCACGGCCGGATTCTGGCGGCTGATGGTGTCGCAGTCCGAGCACGAAGCGCTCGCCATGGGAGCGCGCCTCGAACGCGAGATCATCCGAAGCATTGAGCACGACGCCGCACTCTTCTCGGGCTTCATGGATTTCCTGGCCAGCGATCCGCCACTCATCGCGGCGCTGGCCACCCGCGACCGCGTACGACTGGCCTCGCTCGCGGGTCCGGCCTACGAGCGGCTGAACAGCCGCTTCCGCGTGACGCATCTGTATTTCATCGACGCGCAGGGCACGGCGCTCTTGCGGATGCACTCTCCTTCGCTCTTCGGCGACCGCATCGACCGCAAGACCCTACGCGACGCCCGCGCCACGGAAAAGGAGGCGCACGGCTTGGAGCTTGGGCCGCTTGGCTCGTTCAGTCTGCGCGTGGTCCGCCCCGTGTCGCTCGACGGCCATGTGATCGGGTTCATCGAGATCAGCGAGGACATCGAGCACATCCTTCCCGCCCTGGCCAGGCTGTTGGACGTGGAACTCGTGCTGACCCTGGACAAGCGCCACCTGGACCGCGACTCGTGGCTGCAAGGCAAGGGCGCGCAGATCGGCAGCGACTGGGACCGCCTGCCCGGCGCGGTCGTGGTCCAATCGACCTTGCCCGCCTTCCCCGACGACCTTGCCCGCCGCCTTGATCCGTCCACGAACGAAGGGCTGACCACAACCCTGAACGGAAATTTAGGCGCAAACAGTCCCTTCGTGATCGAAACCGGCGAGCGCCGCTACCTGGCCGTGACCATGCCGGTAAAGGATGACTGGGGCGAGCCCGTGGCCCGACTGGCCATGCTCCGCGACACGAGCGCGCGGTTTGCGGCCATGCAGGGTTTTTTGGTCTCGCTCGGCCTTTCCGGCCTCGTCATCGCCTTGTTCCTCATGCTCTTCATCAACGCGCGCATCGGCCGCGTCGAGGGCGACCTCGAAAAGGCGCTGGACAGCCTGCGCAGCGAGGTGGAGAAACACGACAGAGCGCGCTCCGAATTGGCCGTGGCCACGCAGCGAGCGCTTGCGGCCAGCCGGGCCAAGTCGGAATTCCTGGCGACCATGAGCCATGAGATCAAGACTCCCCTGAACGGCATCATCGGCTTCACGGAAATGACGCTCGAAAGCGACCTCGATCCGGAGCAGGCCCAGAACCTAAAATACGTGCTCTCCTCGGGCCGCTCGCTGCTGGCCGTGGTCAACGACGTGCTGGAACTGTCCGGCATCGATGCCGGACGCATGGAGATATCCACATCGCCGTTCGCGCTCGAACCGCTCGTGGCAGGGGTCCGGGAACTCTTCGCGCCGGAGGCCTCGCGCAAGGGGCTTGGGATCGAAGCCGGGGTGGACGAAGGGCTGCCCCAGGTGTTCCTGGGCGATCCGGGCCGCATCCGCCAGGTGCTGGTGAATCTCGTGGGCAACGCGGTCAAGTTCACGGATCAAGGCGGCGTGCGGCTGCGCGTGCAGGGCCACGCCGATAAGGACGGCCGAACGCGCCTGTCCTTCGCCGTCTCCGATACTGGGCCGGGCATTGCGCCGGACGATCTGGAACGCATCTTCGAGCCCTTCACCCAGCTTGAGGAGACGCGCACGCGACAGCACTCCGGCATGGGCCTTGGACTCGCCCTGGCGCGCCGTCTGGCCCAGGCCATGGATGGCGAGGTGCATGCCGAAAGCGTCCCCGGACGCGGCTCGACCTTCACCTTGTCGCTGGCCCTGCCTCCGGCCGATGAAGGCGAGGACGTCCCTGTTCCTTCCGCGCCCGCGCGGCCGCGCGTGCTGGCGGCCGAGGACAACCCGGTCAATCGCCATCTGGTCAAGCGTATTCTGGAAAAGCTGGGATACGAGGCCGTGCTCGCCGCAGACGGCCAGGAAGCGCAGGAGATGTTGCGCGAGGGCGGCTTCGCGGCCGCGATCCTCGACCTCTCCATGCCCAGGCAAAGCGGCGTCGATGTCGCAAGGGCCGTGCGCGCGGGACTGGCCGGGCCAAGCGACCTGCCGCTGCTGGCCGTGTCCGCGCACATAGAAACCTGGGAACAGGACGAAGCCCTGGCGGCGGGCTTTTCCGCCTTTCTGCAAAAGCCCTTCTCGCAGGACTCCCTGGCAAGCGCCCTTTCAGGAATTCTCGCCGCCTCCCGCGAGGGTTGA
- a CDS encoding phosphoribosylanthranilate isomerase: MKRLLVKVCGLTREEDVRRADELGADLLGFIFHKKSPRNVDPAFVAALPKTSARKVGVFVDQDADEVRAIMDAARLDLAQLHGDQDRVFCARVGAPRVIRVFWPARYAAYEADGLPGQALADEMRAYADAAAFFLLDAGTSGGGHGQAFDPGLLAGLESPCPVFVAGGLGPQNLAIALALPGIAGVDLNSGVESAPGVKDPEKLGAAFALLKN, encoded by the coding sequence GTGAAACGGCTCCTGGTCAAGGTCTGCGGCCTGACGCGCGAGGAGGACGTTCGCCGCGCGGACGAACTCGGCGCGGACCTGCTCGGCTTCATCTTCCACAAGAAGAGCCCGCGCAACGTGGACCCGGCCTTTGTGGCCGCGCTGCCGAAGACTTCGGCGCGCAAGGTGGGCGTCTTCGTGGACCAGGACGCGGACGAGGTGCGCGCCATCATGGACGCGGCCCGCCTGGACCTGGCCCAGTTGCACGGCGACCAGGACCGGGTTTTTTGCGCCCGCGTGGGCGCGCCGCGCGTCATCCGGGTCTTTTGGCCCGCCCGTTATGCCGCGTACGAGGCCGACGGCCTTCCAGGCCAAGCGCTCGCGGACGAGATGCGGGCCTATGCCGACGCGGCCGCCTTTTTCCTGCTCGACGCGGGAACTTCGGGCGGCGGCCACGGCCAAGCCTTCGACCCCGGCCTGCTCGCGGGCCTCGAAAGCCCTTGCCCGGTGTTCGTGGCGGGCGGGCTTGGTCCGCAAAATCTCGCCATCGCCCTGGCCCTGCCCGGCATCGCCGGGGTGGACCTCAATTCCGGCGTGGAGTCCGCGCCGGGCGTCAAAGATCCGGAAAAACTGGGCGCGGCCTTCGCGCTCCTGAAAAACTGA
- a CDS encoding indole-3-glycerol-phosphate synthase: MASGILERFRAAKLPEIEALREREKRGQLPGFYLGGRPSFSDALRAKGPLAVIGEYKRASPSKGDINLGIPALDACQAYAKAGAAALSILTERDHFKGDPAFLTQCRPVGLPMLRKDFLFDEVQIRETAATPASALLLIARMLPDAAALARLMALAGAAGLESVVEIFDTADLAMAREAGALLIQVNNRDLDTLTTDLGNAERLMEAAGGPRGNEVWIAASGITGPADAARMRRAGYGAILVGTSLMAARDPGAALAALARGAA, from the coding sequence ATGGCTTCCGGCATCTTGGAGCGTTTTCGGGCCGCCAAGCTCCCCGAGATCGAGGCCCTGCGCGAGCGCGAGAAGCGCGGCCAGCTTCCCGGTTTCTATCTGGGCGGTCGTCCGTCGTTTTCGGATGCGCTGCGCGCCAAGGGGCCGCTCGCGGTCATCGGAGAATACAAGCGCGCCTCGCCGAGCAAGGGCGACATCAACCTCGGCATCCCGGCGCTGGACGCCTGTCAGGCTTACGCCAAGGCCGGGGCCGCGGCGCTGTCCATCCTCACCGAGCGCGACCACTTCAAGGGCGATCCGGCCTTTCTCACCCAGTGCCGCCCCGTGGGGCTGCCCATGCTGCGCAAGGACTTCCTCTTCGACGAGGTGCAGATCAGGGAGACGGCGGCCACGCCCGCCTCGGCCCTGCTGCTCATCGCGCGCATGCTGCCCGACGCGGCTGCCCTGGCCCGGCTCATGGCCCTGGCCGGAGCGGCTGGGCTCGAATCCGTGGTTGAGATCTTCGATACGGCCGATCTTGCCATGGCGCGCGAGGCCGGGGCCTTGCTCATTCAGGTCAACAACCGCGATCTGGACACCCTGACCACGGACCTGGGCAATGCCGAACGCCTCATGGAGGCTGCGGGCGGCCCGCGCGGGAACGAAGTGTGGATCGCGGCCAGCGGCATCACCGGCCCGGCCGACGCGGCCCGCATGCGCCGCGCGGGCTACGGCGCGATTCTCGTGGGCACGAGCCTGATGGCCGCGCGCGATCCCGGCGCGGCCCTGGCCGCGCTCGCCCGAGGCGCGGCGTGA
- the trpA gene encoding tryptophan synthase subunit alpha has protein sequence MASVLEQRIRAANEQDRKAVIPYLPCGWPDRERFWAEIEAMDAAGADVIEIGVPFSDPVADGPVIEEAVNVCLASGVTLAEIIEGLAARKGRLSAGLVLMGYVNPFMQYGWQRLARDAAKAGVNGLIVPDLPYEEADEVREILCAEGLDLIPLVGLNTSAERMALYAANASGFAYFVSVLGTTGARESLPGEVREGLALARRSFSVPVALGFGIRTPEQARAAGEADAVVVGSALVTHVGQGGGAAEFLRPFLK, from the coding sequence ATGGCATCCGTGCTCGAACAGCGCATCCGCGCGGCCAACGAACAGGACCGCAAGGCCGTGATCCCCTATCTTCCCTGCGGCTGGCCCGACCGTGAGCGGTTCTGGGCCGAGATCGAGGCCATGGACGCGGCCGGGGCCGACGTCATCGAGATCGGCGTGCCCTTTTCCGATCCAGTGGCCGATGGCCCGGTCATCGAGGAGGCGGTCAACGTCTGTCTGGCCAGCGGCGTGACCCTGGCCGAGATCATCGAGGGTCTTGCGGCGCGCAAGGGGCGGCTTTCGGCCGGGCTCGTGCTCATGGGCTACGTCAACCCCTTCATGCAGTACGGCTGGCAGCGGCTTGCGCGCGACGCGGCAAAGGCCGGGGTGAACGGGCTCATTGTGCCCGACCTGCCCTATGAGGAGGCGGACGAGGTGCGCGAAATCCTTTGCGCCGAGGGGCTGGACCTGATCCCCCTGGTCGGGCTAAACACATCCGCCGAACGCATGGCGCTGTATGCCGCAAATGCCTCGGGCTTCGCCTATTTCGTCTCGGTGCTCGGCACTACGGGCGCGCGCGAGAGCCTGCCGGGCGAGGTGCGCGAGGGCTTGGCCCTGGCGCGCAGGAGCTTTTCCGTGCCCGTGGCGCTTGGTTTTGGCATCCGCACCCCGGAGCAGGCCAGGGCCGCCGGAGAGGCCGACGCCGTGGTCGTGGGCAGCGCCCTGGTCACGCACGTGGGCCAGGGAGGCGGCGCGGCCGAATTTCTCAGGCCGTTTCTGAAATAA
- a CDS encoding phenylacetate--CoA ligase family protein, producing the protein MGHRFLPDLSADEIAARQLQGLKWTVEHAFAGSPHYQRTFREVGLRPGDVTSLDDLSRLPFTSVEDLREGYPLPLLSVPEEQVVRIHASSGTTGKRKVLAYTQNDVNTWMDMMARCYELAGCTPLDRVQICVGYGLWTAGVGFQLGCERLGAMALPVGPGMLDIQVQILTDLGATTLCSTASMALLMAEEVEKRGLSSRLKLKRGIFGAEPHTPKMRERFEALLGLEDSFDIVGMTELYGPGTGLECPAHDGIHYWADCYILEVLDPETLRPVAPGEIGEMVVTTLSKEAAPLIRYRTRDLTRLIEGECACGVRLPRHDKILGRSDDMVIVRGVNIYPGQVAEVLGRFPELSSEYQIVLTRVDGKDYMAVTVERAEGATGGGDEALAKAVGQVMHKSLLVSAQIRIVDHGELPRTFAKSRRVLDERQ; encoded by the coding sequence ATGGGCCACCGCTTCCTTCCCGACCTTTCCGCGGACGAGATCGCCGCGCGCCAGCTTCAGGGCCTCAAGTGGACCGTGGAGCACGCCTTCGCGGGTTCGCCGCACTACCAGCGGACGTTTCGCGAGGTGGGGCTTCGCCCCGGCGACGTGACCTCCCTCGACGACCTATCGCGGCTGCCCTTCACGAGCGTGGAGGATCTGCGCGAGGGCTACCCGCTGCCGCTGCTCTCCGTGCCCGAGGAACAGGTGGTGCGCATCCACGCCTCGTCGGGCACCACGGGCAAGAGGAAGGTGTTGGCCTACACCCAGAACGACGTGAACACCTGGATGGACATGATGGCCCGCTGCTACGAGCTTGCGGGCTGCACTCCGCTCGATCGCGTGCAGATCTGCGTGGGCTACGGGCTGTGGACGGCCGGGGTGGGCTTTCAGCTCGGCTGCGAGCGGCTTGGAGCCATGGCCCTGCCCGTGGGGCCGGGCATGCTCGACATCCAGGTCCAGATCCTGACCGACCTTGGGGCCACCACGCTGTGCTCCACGGCCTCCATGGCCCTGCTCATGGCCGAGGAGGTCGAGAAGCGCGGCCTGTCTTCGCGCCTGAAGCTCAAGCGTGGCATCTTCGGGGCCGAACCCCACACCCCGAAGATGCGCGAGCGCTTCGAGGCGCTTTTGGGCCTTGAAGACTCCTTCGACATCGTGGGCATGACCGAACTCTACGGTCCGGGCACGGGCCTGGAGTGCCCGGCCCACGACGGCATCCACTACTGGGCCGATTGCTACATCCTCGAAGTGCTCGACCCCGAGACGCTTCGCCCCGTGGCTCCGGGCGAGATCGGCGAGATGGTCGTGACCACGCTCTCCAAGGAAGCCGCGCCCCTGATCCGCTACCGCACGCGCGACCTCACGCGCCTTATCGAGGGCGAGTGCGCCTGCGGAGTCAGGCTGCCGCGTCACGACAAGATCCTCGGCCGCTCCGACGACATGGTCATCGTGCGCGGCGTGAACATCTACCCCGGCCAGGTGGCCGAGGTGCTGGGGCGCTTCCCCGAGCTTTCCAGCGAATACCAGATTGTGCTCACCCGCGTGGACGGCAAGGACTACATGGCCGTGACCGTGGAGCGCGCCGAGGGCGCGACCGGCGGCGGGGACGAGGCGCTGGCCAAGGCCGTGGGCCAAGTCATGCACAAGTCCCTGCTCGTCTCGGCCCAGATCCGCATCGTGGACCACGGCGAGTTGCCCCGGACCTTCGCCAAGTCGCGCCGGGTGCTCGACGAGCGGCAGTAG
- the trpB gene encoding tryptophan synthase subunit beta, with protein sequence MQSAHIPSERGYYGDFGGRYVPELLMPPILELTQAVERIVPSREFQDQFTMILRDYVGRPSSLYRCPNLSADLGLNLWLKREDLNHTGAHKINNTIGQALLTKMMGKPRIIAETGAGQHGVATATAAAMLGLECVVYMGAVDVERQAHNVRRMELLGARVVAAHSGTKTLKDAINLALKDWIANQADTHYCIGSVVGPHPFPKLVRDFQAVIGQEALEQFASRGLGALPDAVVACVGGGSNAMGMFHAFVPKTSVRLIGVEAAGTGEPGCHHSATLSTGSLGVFQGTRTMLLQTPDGQIEPSHSVAPGLDYPGVGPEHAHLQALGRAEYHCVNDAQALRAFKALCRREGIIPALESSHAVAWVLDNADRLPKGGHVLVCLSGRGDKDLGIVEEIFSKEGK encoded by the coding sequence ATGCAATCCGCGCACATACCAAGCGAGAGGGGCTATTACGGCGACTTCGGCGGCCGCTACGTGCCCGAGCTGCTCATGCCGCCCATCCTGGAGCTTACCCAGGCGGTCGAGCGCATCGTGCCGTCACGGGAATTTCAGGACCAGTTCACCATGATCCTGCGCGACTACGTGGGCCGCCCTTCGTCGCTGTATCGCTGCCCGAATCTTTCGGCCGACCTGGGGCTCAATCTGTGGCTCAAGCGCGAGGATCTGAACCACACCGGCGCGCACAAGATCAACAACACCATCGGCCAAGCCCTGCTGACCAAGATGATGGGCAAGCCGCGCATCATCGCCGAGACCGGGGCGGGCCAGCACGGCGTGGCCACGGCCACGGCCGCGGCCATGCTCGGCCTGGAGTGCGTGGTCTACATGGGCGCGGTGGACGTGGAGCGCCAAGCGCACAACGTGCGCCGCATGGAGCTTCTGGGCGCGCGCGTGGTGGCCGCGCACTCGGGCACCAAGACGCTCAAGGACGCCATCAACCTGGCCCTCAAGGATTGGATCGCCAACCAGGCCGACACCCATTACTGCATCGGCTCGGTGGTGGGGCCGCATCCCTTCCCCAAGCTCGTGCGCGACTTTCAGGCCGTGATCGGCCAGGAGGCCCTGGAGCAGTTCGCGTCCAGGGGGCTTGGCGCGCTGCCCGACGCGGTGGTGGCCTGCGTGGGCGGCGGCTCCAACGCCATGGGCATGTTCCATGCCTTCGTGCCCAAGACCTCGGTGCGCCTGATCGGCGTGGAGGCGGCGGGTACGGGCGAGCCGGGCTGCCATCATTCCGCGACCCTGAGCACGGGCTCGTTGGGCGTGTTCCAGGGCACGCGCACCATGCTCCTGCAAACCCCGGACGGCCAGATCGAGCCCTCGCACTCGGTCGCGCCGGGCCTGGATTATCCGGGCGTGGGGCCGGAGCACGCGCATCTTCAGGCCTTGGGCCGCGCGGAATACCACTGCGTGAACGACGCCCAGGCGCTTAGGGCCTTCAAGGCCCTGTGCCGCCGCGAGGGCATCATCCCGGCGCTCGAATCCTCGCACGCCGTGGCCTGGGTGCTGGACAACGCGGACCGCCTGCCCAAGGGTGGGCACGTGCTGGTCTGCCTTTCGGGTCGGGGCGACAAGGACCTCGGCATCGTCGAGGAGATTTTCTCCAAGGAGGGCAAATAG
- a CDS encoding anthranilate synthase component II yields MFLLIDNFDSFTFNLVQAFQMLGRDPVVVRNDRPELLDLAASPDLEMVCISPGPSRPENAGLCLQFLERLPKTTPVLGVCLGHQILGHFAGAPVFVAERIMHGKTSEVGHDGTGLFTGLPEPMEVCRYHSLLVPAERSDLLQVTARTTDQGEVMGLRYKDRPWAGVQFHPESILTPDGMRLLANFPKALLS; encoded by the coding sequence ATGTTTTTGCTGATTGACAACTTCGACTCCTTCACCTTCAACCTCGTGCAGGCCTTCCAGATGCTCGGCCGCGATCCCGTGGTGGTGCGCAACGACCGTCCCGAACTCCTCGATCTGGCGGCCTCGCCTGACCTGGAGATGGTCTGCATCTCGCCCGGTCCCTCGCGGCCCGAGAACGCGGGACTGTGCCTGCAATTCCTCGAACGGCTGCCCAAGACCACGCCCGTGCTCGGCGTGTGCCTGGGACACCAGATCCTGGGCCACTTCGCGGGCGCGCCGGTCTTCGTTGCCGAGCGCATCATGCACGGCAAGACCTCCGAGGTCGGCCACGACGGTACGGGGCTCTTCACGGGCCTGCCCGAGCCCATGGAGGTCTGCCGCTACCATTCGCTCCTGGTCCCGGCCGAGCGAAGCGACCTGCTGCAAGTCACGGCCAGGACCACGGACCAGGGCGAGGTCATGGGGCTTCGCTACAAGGACCGCCCCTGGGCCGGGGTGCAGTTTCATCCCGAATCCATTCTCACCCCGGACGGCATGCGGCTCTTGGCGAACTTCCCCAAGGCCCTCCTGTCCTGA
- the trpD gene encoding anthranilate phosphoribosyltransferase, with amino-acid sequence MREILESLARREHLTPGQAEEAFSLLLSGEMTPAQAGAFLMGLRAKGETADELAAGVNVCLRAARPVPGLFGPRIDTCGTGGDNRCSFNCSTAVALILAAMGHKVVKHGNRSVSSSCGSADVLEALGLPLDLPPEDVAAELARTGFAFLFAPAYHPAFKNVGPVRRDLGLRTLFNVMGPLLNPARPTHQIVGVAEPNLMPVVAEVLARSGVERAAVVHGAEGFDEVTPFGPSRVLWIEGGRVAEGVIDPEALGLGGGRPKDVAVAGRDEALLAMRELLAGKGHIIMQHMVMLNLAVALYVLGEAGDMQSAAMQARGAVFDGAAATLFAPAASDGAELDPLAGFMDPFGGKGKHPGGC; translated from the coding sequence ATGCGCGAGATATTGGAATCGCTCGCCCGGCGCGAGCATTTGACCCCTGGGCAGGCCGAGGAAGCCTTCTCCCTGCTCCTTTCCGGCGAGATGACGCCAGCCCAGGCCGGGGCGTTCCTGATGGGGCTTCGCGCCAAGGGCGAGACGGCCGACGAACTGGCCGCCGGGGTGAACGTCTGCCTGCGCGCGGCTAGGCCCGTGCCCGGCCTCTTCGGGCCGCGCATCGACACCTGCGGCACGGGCGGCGACAACCGCTGCTCCTTCAACTGCTCCACGGCCGTGGCATTGATCCTGGCGGCCATGGGCCACAAGGTGGTCAAACACGGCAACCGCTCGGTCTCCTCGTCGTGCGGCAGCGCGGATGTGCTGGAGGCCCTGGGCCTGCCCCTGGACCTGCCGCCCGAGGACGTGGCCGCCGAGCTTGCCCGCACGGGCTTCGCCTTCCTTTTCGCGCCCGCCTACCACCCGGCCTTCAAGAACGTCGGCCCGGTGCGCCGCGACCTGGGGCTTCGCACCCTGTTCAACGTCATGGGGCCGCTGCTCAACCCCGCCAGGCCCACGCACCAGATCGTGGGCGTGGCCGAGCCGAACCTGATGCCCGTGGTGGCCGAGGTTCTGGCCCGCTCGGGCGTTGAGCGCGCGGCCGTGGTGCACGGGGCCGAAGGCTTCGACGAGGTCACGCCGTTTGGCCCTTCGCGCGTGCTTTGGATCGAGGGCGGCCGCGTGGCCGAGGGCGTCATCGACCCCGAGGCGCTCGGCCTTGGCGGCGGCAGGCCCAAGGACGTGGCCGTGGCGGGCCGGGACGAGGCGCTTTTGGCCATGCGCGAACTGCTCGCGGGCAAGGGCCACATCATCATGCAGCACATGGTCATGCTGAACCTGGCCGTGGCGCTCTACGTGCTGGGCGAGGCAGGGGACATGCAGTCCGCGGCCATGCAGGCGCGCGGCGCGGTCTTCGACGGCGCGGCCGCGACGCTCTTCGCCCCGGCCGCGAGCGACGGCGCGGAACTCGATCCCCTGGCCGGATTCATGGACCCCTTCGGCGGCAAGGGCAAACATCCGGGGGGCTGCTGA